In the genome of Phaeodactylum tricornutum CCAP 1055/1 chromosome 20, whole genome shotgun sequence, one region contains:
- a CDS encoding predicted protein produces MAIPKLTKAGFKTSKRSAPTSIDFRRRAPPIMICCLLVVLTARKLTQLYNLPHGPTLLRGLAKDTNRETMPNLSSLGFKDPAPFERLSSLTWELHEYSKMSRQSSTPPADRTRPRLLIAQTTSDFYKPLFDIGRPLNQEYARVHSHDFVVARGIYLLDETKNETEASVPESRATYNKIALLSYALRQGKYDKLLILDSDAVIRDFDLDFATYGPDPRVMFFGHPVEAHQPANNWNVNIGVGLWNLHQDLLRPTWYDWYNRSMSRVYHGMTDEDQEVLHDIFREMPDESRPVRGVNNHFCGNEGALIQHFMRMNHATFAVIEESRVEIMKAAAQETMAFYRALLDSGNNQAQ; encoded by the coding sequence ATGGCAATTCCAAAGCTTACTAAAGCAGGCTTCAAAACGTCAAAGAGGAGCGCCCCGACATCGATCGACTTTCGTCGAAGAGCACCACCAATCATGATTTGTTGTCTCCTTGTTGTGTTAACCGCCAGAAAGCTGACGCAACTCTATAATTTACCGCACGGTCCGACATTACTTCGCGGTCTCGCCAAAGATACAAACAGGGAAACAATGCCAAACTTGTCCAGTTTGGGGTTCAAGGACCCAGCGCCGTTCGAGCGCTTGTCTTCTCTGACCTGGGAGCTGCACGAGTACTCCAAAATGAGTCGACAGTCGAGCACTCCTCCAGCCGACAGGACAAGGCCTCGGCTGTTAATTGCACAAACAACCTCCGACTTCTACAAACCGTTATTCGACATTGGCCGGCCATTGAATCAAGAGTATGCACGAGTACACAGCCACGACTTTGTCGTGGCTCGCGGCATCTACTTGTTGGACGAGACCAAGAACGAAACGGAGGCCAGTGTCCCGGAGTCTCGAGCAACGTACAATAAGATTGCTCTTTTGAGCTATGCGTTGCGCCAAGGAAAGTACGACAAGCTGCTGATTTTGGATTCAGACGCTGTGATTCGTGACTTTGACTTGGATTTCGCGACTTACGGCCCGGATCCTCGAGTGATGTTTTTTGGCCACCCTGTGGAAGCCCATCAGCCAGCGAACAACTGGAATGTAAATATTGGAGTTGGGCTTTGGAATCTTCACCAAGACTTGCTTCGTCCAACTTGGTACGATTGGTACAATCGCTCAATGAGTCGAGTGTATCATGGTATGACCGACGAAGACCAAGAAGTCTTACACGATATATTTCGTGAGATGCCGGATGAGAGTCGCCCAGTCCGTGGCGTCAACAATCATTTTTGCGGCAACGAAGGGGCTCTCATTCAGCATTTCATGAGAATGAACCACGCCACTTTTGCAGTGATAGAAGAATCTCGCGTGGAGATCATGAAGGCCGCTGCCCAAGAAACAATGGCTTTTTATAGAGCGCTCCTGGACTCGGGAAATAATCAAGCACAATAA
- a CDS encoding predicted protein: MSKSRAPFRMPRDSPDDSVPQAAAKTNLLAWNQLGLWTELVEAMARLELQTPTPVQQLAIPELLKEPPQHLAFLAATGSGKTLAYALPLLQMLKQGEVFADYERRPKRPRLLILVPTRELVVQITSVIKSVSHSIKLSSCSITGGEDYGVQRRQLNRPIDVVVATPGRLTKHWKDSNLFLGSLEHIVVDEMDTMLEQGFYRELRQLLYPVLYHKQADQEINVEQDLDAKAPRIVLTSATMTQQIQKIIGDSDNKKNLVNAKRHHRKVEDAGFQVKVPMVLPRTKVLKAAGLHKTVPRLQQVFVDVGATDKLSLLVDIVSSGGSGAAVAASLTDQQALTMIFCNTAASCRAAQFALSEARIESLAYHGDLNSAMRSENLKRFRAAGKKNCDNALAEEPRVLVCTDLAARGLDVPQVDHIVMFDFPLNALDYLHRSGRTARGVGGDRTGNGRVTALISKRDKVLANAIEQAVLRGDTLDGLSSRKSDYLPGARLGNQGRPVNKKNTARRGGGSFAQGKKEQKRKSSSSRGPRR; encoded by the coding sequence ATGTCCAAATCACGAGCACCCTTCCGCATGCCTCGCGATTCCCCGGACGATTCTGTTCCACAGGCAGCTGCCAAAACCAATCTCCTGGCGTGGAATCAACTCGGTCTCTGGACGGAACTCGTGGAGGCCATGGCACGCCTGGAGCTACAGACACCCACACCCGTACAGCAGCTCGCAATTCCTGAACTTTTAAAAGAACCACCCCAGCATCTAGCATTCTTAGCGGCCACCGGCAGTGGGAAAACGTTGGCGTACGCGTTGCCCTTGTTGCAAATGCTCAAGCAGGGGGAAGTCTTTGCAGACTACGAACGTCGGCCCAAAAGACCGCGTCTGCTGATTCTGGTTCCAACGCGCGAACTCGTCGTGCAGATTACATCCGTCATCAAGTCGGTAAGCCACTCAATCAAACTGAGTTCGTGCTCCATTACGGGAGGAGAAGACTACGGGGTGCAGCGTCGACAACTGAACCGACCGATTGACGTCGTGGTCGCGACACCAGGGCGCTTGACCAAACACTGGAAAGATTCGAACCTCTTTCTAGGTAGTTTGGAGCATATAGTTGTGGACGAAATGGACACCATGTTGGAGCAGGGGTTTTACCGGGAGTTGCGCCAATTGCTGTATCCCGTATTGTACCACAAACAGGCCGACCAGGAAATCAACGTTGAGCAAGACTTGGATGCCAAAGCACCGCGAATCGTGCTCACTTCTGCAACCATGACGCAgcaaatccaaaaaattATTGGGGATAGTGACAACAAAAAAAATCTCGTCAATGCCAAACGTCACCATCGCAAGGTGGAAGACGCCGGCTTTCAAGTCAAAGTCCCAATGGTCCTGCCAAGAACGAAGGTACTCAAAGCAGCAGGATTGCACAAGACGGTCCCGCGATTACAGCAGGTCTTTGTTGACGTCGGAGCCACGGACAAGTTGAGTCTGTTGGTGGATATAGTATCGAGTGGTGGTAGCGGCGCCGCCGTAGCGGCGTCCCTCACCGACCAACAGGCATTGACCATGATCTTTTGCAACACCGCAGCTTCCTGTCGCGCAGCCCAATTCGCACTCTCTGAAGCACGGATAGAATCCTTGGCCTATCACGGGGACTTGAACTCCGCTATGCGTTCCGAAAACCTGAAACGATTCCGTGCGGCGGGGAAAAAGAACTGCGACAACGCCTTGGCCGAAGAACCCCGCGTGTTGGTGTGCACCGACCTGGCGGCACGGGGCCTAGACGTGCCCCAAGTGGATCATATCGTCATGTTCGACTTTCCGCTCAACGCGTTGGATTACTTGCATCGAAGTGGACGTACGGCGCGAGGTGTCGGAGGTGACCGCACCGGCAACGGTCGTGTTACGGCCTTGATATCGAAGCGCGACAAGGTCTTGGCGAATGCTATTGAACAAGCTGTATTGCGAGGAGATACTCTGGATGGACTGAGTAGCCGAAAATCGGATTATCTACCCGGTGCTCGACTCGGAAACCAAGGTAGGCCTGTAAACAAGAAAAATACAGCCCGGCGCGGCGGCGGATCCTTTGCCCAAGGCAAAAAAGAGCAAAAGCGCAAGTCTAGTTCGTCGAGGGGACCCCGTCGTTAA
- a CDS encoding predicted protein has protein sequence MPSTAASRKRKARAPESPETAPARRSRAERESQKQAAREWAAAQVSHTRPETSAADKNEEVLQSPPKKRRLTPVVSATTSTNRKAPPSEVSKKAPAASQASETLSTSRAQAPTTPPPVKLSAVEQRARAARYMQQQSSQSPKPPPNVSSETSRAPAATPPRPRTTTKAASTHVTKPVFGSPVPTSRQRHGDAARNRRRSEETHVDSLPLDEVVKTTLHTRSQANEDEISLPSDDNIDEESFLDSDEEDEDYEDDDDEAEQEELAQARARERRLQVANDASRRGWCGSLLGVLLVIVSSMALASVFESGLSLETLAEWWSPIEPTQPCFLDTFPPGPEDDVPDLPPHCTANRQPCPDGGFCRDGHLQRCQSKYEQVSDHGDACILSADTNQTIANMVDLLRSWTIDYYCGLGDERAQDLHLREDPTTGRPLFHYSRVTGELEQGYDWNLVKTANAKDPQIFITTAVDADLFIGLHPDQPASRPLICVAKQWFVFGLGLMGTFVYSLGEFCLMFYYGRLRAAPAATVIVSVTGWLLVIFISRWQRRREAERQILLDVVTIRQAAFDRLSSAPGTALSALQLRDQLMWEHFQTSRQGRERLVKRIWPQIVHDVRQDNRVRKSLGVRDGKQDLVWTWIATTTKSPATTEDRRVAPTAVRFG, from the coding sequence ATGCCGTCGACCGCCGCGAGTCGCAAACGCAAGGCTCGCGCCCCGGAGTCTCCAGAGACGGCCCCGGCCCGTCGGTCCAGGGCCGAACGCGAGTCTCAAAAGCAAGCCGCACGGGAATGGGCGGCGGCGCAAGTGTCGCACACGCGTCCGGAGACTTCGGCTGCCgacaaaaacgaagaagTCCTCCAATCGCCTCCGAAAAAGAGACGTCTCACGCCAGTGGTATCCGCCACGACTTCTACGAATCGCAAGGCTCCTCCATCGGAAGTGTCCAAGAAAGCCCCGGCCGCGTCCCAGGCATCGGAGACTTTGTCAACGTCCCGGGCCCAGGCTCCCACCACGCCCCCACCCGTTAAACTCTCGGCGGTGGAACAACGCGCGCGTGCCGCACGGTACATGCAGCAGCAGTCGTCCCAATCCCCGAAACCCCCACCCAACGTATCGTCAGAGACATCCCGCGCCCCCGCCGCCACACCGCCACGACCTCGGACTACCACCAAGGCGGCCTCCACGCACGTTACCAAACCCGTTTTTGGATCACCCGTACCCACGTCCCGTCAACGTCACGGGGACGCCGCACGGAATCGACGTCGATCCGAGGAAACACACGTCGACTCTTTGCCTCTCGACGAAGTGGTTAAAACAACCCTGCACACAAGGTCTCAAgccaacgaggacgaaatcAGTTTGCCGTCCGATGATAATATCGATGAAGAGTCCTTCTTGGACagtgacgaggaagacgaagattatgaagacgacgacgacgaagctgaacaagaagaattggCCCAAGCGCGAGCTCGCGAACGGCGGCTCCAAGTCGCTAATGATGCCTCGAGGAGAGGCTGGTGCGGTAGCCTCTTGGGTGTCCTCCTGGTAATCGTCTCGAGCATGGCGCTCGCCAGCGTTTTCGAGAGTGGGCTTTCCCTCGAAACCCTCGCGGAATGGTGGTCGCCGATCGAACCCACACAGCCGTGCTTTTTGGATACTTTCCCTCCCGGACCAGAAGACGACGTCCCGGACCTACCCCCTCACTGTACCGCGAATCGTCAACCTTGTCCGGACGGAGGATTCTGTCGAGACGGACATTTACAGCGCTGCCAATCCAAGTACGAGCAAGTCTCCGACCACGGCGACGCCTGTATTCTGTCCGCGGATACTAACCAAACTATTGCAAACATGGTGGATCTATTACGCTCATGGACCATTGACTACTATTGCGGATTGGGAGATGAGCGCGCACAGGACTTGCACTTGCGGGAAGATCCCACCACCGGTCGTCCGCTCTTTCATTACAGTCGAGTGACAGGAGAACTGGAACAAGGGTACGATTGGAATTTGGTCAAAACAGCCAACGCCAAAGACCCGCAAATATTCATCACTACTGCCGTAGATGCCGATTTGTTCATTGGTTTGCATCCCGATCAACCCGCCTCCCGTCCGCTCATTTGTGTCGCCAAACAATGGTTTGTTTTTGGACTCGGCCTCATGGGCACGTTCGTCTACAGTTTGGGTGAATTCTGTCTAATGTTCTACTACGGACGACTGCGGGCTGCACCGGCTGCCACGGTCATTGTGTCCGTCACGGGATGGTTACTGGTAATCTTTATAAGTCGTTGGCAGCGACGTCGGGAAGCCGAACGACAGATATTATTGGACGTGGTCACGATTCGACAGGCTGCCTTTGATCGCTTGAGTAGTGCGCCCGGAACGGCCCTCTCGGCACTCCAACTTCGGGATCAACTCATGTGGGAGCACTTTCAAACATCCCGCCAAGGCCGTGAGCGATTAGTGAAACGCATCTGGCCCCAAATTGTGCACGACGTGCGACAGGACAATCGGGTCCGTAAATCCCTGGGTGTCCGGGATGGCAAACAAGACTTGGTCTGGACGTGGatcgccaccaccacgaAATCACCGGCCACTACAGAAGACCGTCGTGTGGCACCGACGGCCGTCCGCTTTGGCTAG
- the Rad22 gene encoding predicted protein (DNA repair checkpoint 1), giving the protein MNPPAKVDPRGHADGNPNTSGDSHSSLLNTVNKTASSMDMDATMSAFSATEAYVQSTYQPPGAVYDNRMVNNSSSPHHNNKTPATAPRPVDYVRNPTDRSVLMDHHGRPITVDRLLATKPLQRELSTRPGPGNRKMLYLSGEGVTRTLNDIFGYDGWNLDIRKVTQVHQHQDTKTTRWNVSYMAHVRITHCRSGTYKEDMGAGDSTDKNVQTAIAHALKASITDALKRAARHFGDKLGNSLYQGTFTIHKAPKTLADALDQYDTERAHAKFGIVPRPTLPVQKASGGGRDHQSDMTKVHNSDAAQPSMSLVSTVNSAPEDAASVLKTPLHPSLRSVTPAPSGPWALSDLQQQQADGLVFAAAATPTLFPKEVTRSHGLFTCETSVPAIPHHPTNASTSSTASSWMSHEAHRPETATGSRHDGAGGGITTAQMTRSIVPSNATRFSESAQLPQQPPCKKAKANVNPYGK; this is encoded by the coding sequence ATGAACCCGCCTGCCAAGGTCGACCCACGTGGACACGCAGACGGCAATCCAAATACTTCGGGTGACTCACATTCGTCGCTACTGAACACCGTGAACAAGACCGCCTCCTCCATGGACATGGATGCCACCATGTCTGCTTTTTCCGCTACGGAAGCCTACGTCCAATCAACCTATCAACCCCCCGGAGCCGTTTACGACAACCGGATGGTCAACAACAGTAGCAGCCCCCACCACAACAATAAAACTCCCGCCACCGCTCCACGCCCCGTCGATTATGTACGAAATCCCACGGATCGCTCCGTGCTTATGGATCACCACGGACGTCCCATTACGGTCGATCGCTTGCTCGCCACCAAACCGTTACAGCGCGAACTCTCCACCCGACCCGGACCCGGCAATCGCAAAATGCTCTACCTCAGCGGAGAAGGCGTGACCCGCACCCTCAACGATATCTTCGGCTACGACGGATGGAACCTAGACATACGCAAGGTCACACAggtgcatcagcaccaagaTACCAAAACGACCCGCTGGAACGTGTCCTATATGGCGCACGTACGTATTACACACTGCCGTTCCGGTACCTACAAGGAAGATATGGGCGCCGGTGACTCCACTGACAAGAATGTACAAACCGCTATCGCCCACGCCCTCAAAGCCAGTATTACGGACGCTCTCAAACGAGCAGCCCGGCACTTTGGCGACAAGTTGGGCAATTCACTCTACCAGGGAACCTTCACCATACACAAGGCTCCAAAGACGCTGGCCGATGCGTTGGATCAGTACGATACGGAACGAGCACACGCGAAATTTGGAATCGTTCCCCGGCCGACACTGCCAGTTCAGAAAGCGAGCGGAGGCGGTCGGGACCACCAAAGCGACATGACTAAGGTGCACAATAGTGACGCAGCCCAACCGTCAATGTCATTAGTCTCTACGGTCAACAGTGCACCTGAGGATGCCGCTTCCGTTTTAAAAACACCATTACACCCTTCCTTGCGTTCCGTCACTCCCGCTCCAAGCGGTCCTTGGGCACTGTCCGACCtgcaacagcagcaagctGATGGTCTCGTTTTCGCAGCGGCAGCCACTCCCactctttttccaaaagaagTAACACGCTCACACGGCTTGTTCACTTGCGAAACCTCCGTACCGGCAATTCCACATCACCCTACAAACGCCTCCACTTCTAGTACGGCTTCTTCTTGGATGTCTCACGAAGCCCATAGACCGGAAACTGCGACGGGTAGTCGGCATGATGGCGCCGGCGGCGGAATCACGACCGCCCAGATGACACGAAGTATTGTGCCCTCGAACGCCACGCGTTTTTCGGAATCGGCGCAGCTTCCTCAACAGCCACCGtgcaaaaaggcaaaggccAACGTCAATCCCTATGGAAAATAA
- a CDS encoding predicted protein gives MVKRKHRSNLASGLQGCQQVTNCHHRTILRSTQSLESAWRILGTDPSQFYFGQSHTHGAFGNVGNASVSFLEDHDEQDLVDQNALEMAVFRRFRLAANTSGAGQMEEDAARHREQILTLRQQRKISPTTATTIMRDHAIHILPENVGIRHKVLAFSLSSQNT, from the coding sequence ATGGTCAAGCGCAAACACCGCTCTAATCTGGCGTCGGGCCTCCAAGGTTGTCAGCAAGTCACGAATTGCCACCATCGAACCATCCTCCGCTCAACCCAAAGCCTCGAATCCGCATGGCGGATACTCGGAACGGACCCTTCCCAGTTTTACTTTGGCCAAAGCCATACTCACGGCGCTTTTGGCAACGTCGGTAACGCCAGTGTCAGCTTTCTCGAGGACCACGACGAGCAAGACTTGGTGGACCAGAACGCTCTCGAGATGGCCGTCTTCCGCCGATTCCGATTGGCGGCCAACACTTCCGGGGCGggacaaatggaagaggacgcCGCTCGGCATCGGGAACAGATTCTGACCTTGCGCCAGCAACGCAAAATTTCTCcgacgaccgccacaacgaTCATGCGAGACCATGCAATACATATCTTGCCGGaaaacgtcggcatccgGCACAAAGTTTTGGCGTTTAGTTTAAGTAGTCAGAATACTTAA
- a CDS encoding acetate-coa, ligase (Probable Acetate-CoA ligase ATP + acetate + CoA = AMP + diphosphate + acetyl-CoA Also acts on propanoate and propenoate. Involved in Glycolysis / Gluconeogenesis, Pyruvate metabolism, Propanoate metabolism and Reductive carboxylate cycle (CO2 fixation)), which produces MTSLNDQESSKGLAAHEIPKLFDPIGKASISLEDYKQAHAESIRDPSAYWSQQAKSYLDWYVPFDQALTGDFSAGDIAWFAGGKLNVCYNAIDRHVRNGKADQVALVWEGDEPDDIRRLTYLDMQRKISQIANALHAQGVRRGDVVTIYMPMIPELPMTMLACARMGAMHSVVFAGFSSEALAQRISAARSAFVVTADLGKRGGKSIDLKGIVDAARAKIDCEDIITSVMVWERFFDQDSETAPYDMQPKDVRMDLLVAGQRPCHVPEWMDAEDGLFLLYTSGSTGTPKGLLHTTGGYALYAAFTTKNSFALEDGDLFACVADCGWITGHTYVVYGALLNGATTFVFESTPVYPDPGRYWDMVERHKITQFYTAPTAIRLLMRYGDHHPAKYDMSSVKVLGTVGEPINPEAWRWYFEAVGKSKCTIVDTYWQTETGGHIVTNFPGVTPMKPGSCTFPSYGIDTVILDPMSGEPVTEANEKGHKEGVLAVRQPWPGMARTCLGDHHRFMTTYLKVYEGYYFTGDSAYLDQDGFHWIVGRVDDVLNVSGHRIGTAEVESALVSHAAVAQAAVVGQPHEIKGQSIAAFVMLTDGFSESESLIKELRSLVRQEIGGFAQPDLICATQSLPMTRSGKIMRRILRKIVCNEVESLGDTSTLADPSIVDELIAKVAELQAAK; this is translated from the exons ATGACTTCTCTGAATGATCAAGAATCGTCGAAAGGTTTGGCGGCGCACGAGATCCCAAAGCTCTTTGATCCTATTGGCAAGGCTTCCATTTCCTTGGAGGACTACAAGCAGGCACATGCCGAGTCTATAAGGGACCCCTCCGCCTATTGGTCGCAGCAAGCTAAATCCTACCTTGATTGGTACGTTCCTTTCGATCAGGCATTGACGGGAGACTTTTCTGCCGGTGACATTGCCTGGTTTGCTGGCGGTAAGCTCAATGTTTGTTACAACGCGATTGATCGTCACGTGCGCAACGGCAAGGCTGATCAAGTCGCCCTGGTCTGGGAAGGCGACGAACCAGATGACATCCGTCGTTTGACCTACCTCGACATGCAACGCAAGATTTCACAGATTGCGAATGCTTTGCACGCTCAGGGTGTTCGGCGTGGCGACGTTGTCACTATTTACATGCCCATGATTCCGGAATTGCCCATGACCATGTTGGCCTGTGCCCGTATGGGAGCCATGCATTCGGTTGTGTTTGCCGGGTTTTCCTCCGAAGCCTTGGCCCAGCGCATCTCGGCGGCGCGCTCAGCCTTTGTGGTCACGGCCGATCTGGGCAAACGCGGAGGCAAGTCGATTGATTTGAAAGGAATTGTGGATGCCGCACGTGCCAAAATCGATTGCGAAGACATTATCACGTCGGTCATGGTCTGGGAGCGATTTTTCGACCAAGATTCCGAAACAGCTCCCTATGATATGCAGCCAAAGGATGTACGCATGGATCTGCTGGTAGCGGGACAGCGACCCTGTCACGTTCCCGAGTGGATGGATGCAGAAGACGGTCTCTTTTTGCTCTATACAAG TGGAAGTACGGGAACACCCAAGGGTCTATTGCACACGACGGGAGGCTACGCACTATACGCTGCGTTTACCACCAAGAATTCCTTTGCGTTGGAAGACGGTGATTTGTTCGCGTGTGTAGCCGATTGCGGTTGGATTACTGGCCACACGTACGTTGTCTACGGTGCACTATTGAACGGAGCAACCACTTTCGTCTTTGAGTCGACGCCCGTCTACCCGGACCCTGGTCGCTACTGGGACATGGTCGAGCGCCACAAGATTACTCAATTTTACACCGCACCTACCGCCATTCGTTTGTTAATGCGGTATGGCGATCATCACCCCGCGAAGTACGATATGTCATCCGTCAAGGTGCTTGGAACTGTCGGTGAACCCATTAACCCCGAAGCCTGGCGCTGGTACTTTGAAGCCGTGGGCAAGTCCAAATGTACCATTGTCGATACATACTGGCAGACGGAGACCGGCggacatattgtcacaaatTTTCCCGGTGTTACACCCATGAAGCCTGGATCTTGTACCTTTCCAAGTTACGGTATAGATACGGTGATTCTGGATCCCATGTCCGGGGAGCCGGTGACGGAAGCAAACGAGAAGGGACACAAGGAAGGAGTTTTGGCTGTTCGTCAACCGTGGCCCGGCATGGCCCGTACATGCTTAGGTGACCACCACCGATTCATGACTACCTACTTGAAAGTGTACGAGGGCTACTACTTCACTGGCGACTCCGCCTATTTGGACCAAGATGGTTTCCACTGGATCGTTGGGCGTGTCGATGACGTTTTGAACGTTTCTGGGCATCGTATTGGAACAGCCGAGGTCGAATCTGCGTTGGTTTCTCATGCTGCGGTCGCGCaagctgctgttgttggacaACCTCACGAAATCAAAGGCCAGTCCATTGCCGCATTTGTTATGCTCACGGACGGCTTTTCTGAATCGGAATCACTAATCAAGGAACTGCGAAGTCTAGTGCGTCAAGAAATAGGTGGGTTTGCTCAACCTGACTTAATTTGTGCAACCCAAAGCCTTCCCATGACACGGTCTGGAAAAATCATGCGTCGTATATTGCGCAAAATTGTTTGCAATGAAGTCGAGTCCCTGGGCGACACTTCTACTTTGGCCGACCCATCAATCGTGGACGAGCTCATTGCCAAGGTTGCCGAACTACAAGCAGCCAAGTAA
- a CDS encoding predicted protein — protein sequence MSLIHVIPDDSTHQASYQTASSTLTDRGTSSRKRSSTADNIFQSFIHAGHITRNIGSNVIKCESALVNQRLVAVQEVQPQSPELQQRSKRRKHQHEEIVEAEVITTRKPPKERQIERKEENDAIERQVARVKRMSMLLRSLEATHQLFLEEMIACAQDYSGKKLAPPSSN from the coding sequence ATGTCTCTTATTCACGTGATTCCGGATGATTCGACTCATCAAGCATCTTATCAGACGGCTTCAAGTACCTTGACTGACCGGGGTACAAGCAGTCGCAAACGTTCGTCAACGGCGGACAACATTTTCCAGTCGTTCATACACGCCGGGCACATAACAAGGAACATAGGATCAAATGTTATTAAATGCGAGTCCGCGCTCGTTAACCAGCGTCTGGTTGCTGTGCAGGAAGTGCAACCTCAATCGCCTGAGCTGCAACAACGCAGTAAACGACGAAAACATCAACATGAGGAAATAGTTGAAGCTGAAGTAATTACCACGAGAAAACCGCCAAAAGAACGTCAGATCGAGCGCAAGGAAGAGAACGATGCCATAGAAAGGCAAGTGGCACGTGTCAAACGAATGTCCATGTTGCTTCGAAGTCTGGAAGCGACACATCAGCTCTTTCTCGaggaaatgattgcttgcGCCCAAGATTACAGCGGTAAGAAATTGGCGCCTCCAAGCTCAAATTAA